A section of the Salarchaeum sp. JOR-1 genome encodes:
- a CDS encoding poly-gamma-glutamate biosynthesis protein PgsC/CapC: MWVATLVAVIGLLGVGAITQFTGYRMGGSITIPILAVYSLKNFVMLPVFVLSAAAAYVGLWILRRRTLIFGRDELIAAMVIGTTVPVVTLFFILQLGLEVGVIAFLGSILPGLAAYNYHRIKPEYRRNDLLASVGLFVTLTALGWVLISNGYAREFGALTPPVLFSSTADVAIYKGVSVSLDPEPVILPREIVAGLFAGGLVLSERLRGQFGVRVGIIGAVLLAIYALASYWLVLLYVLLLALSFGFIQLSNYLTLRYGRVLLGVTVAVAIFAAVSLTFVVPIERGLSAFFTAILAGVGAYNAHASAPFERRLVVPLQIVVFIPALIVARLFSAPQPRGFPQELTLPVLGIAAVLWVAALGIAYWYTVSPPSEEEVLSASVLSEGGEP; the protein is encoded by the coding sequence ATGTGGGTGGCCACACTAGTCGCCGTGATCGGTCTATTAGGCGTCGGGGCTATCACTCAATTCACCGGGTATCGTATGGGCGGATCAATCACCATTCCCATTCTTGCCGTGTACTCTTTGAAGAACTTCGTCATGCTCCCCGTTTTTGTGTTGAGCGCAGCAGCCGCGTACGTTGGCCTCTGGATCCTCCGTCGTCGAACGTTGATATTTGGTCGTGACGAGCTCATTGCAGCGATGGTCATCGGCACAACCGTTCCAGTAGTCACGCTCTTTTTCATTCTGCAATTAGGACTTGAGGTGGGAGTAATCGCGTTTCTGGGAAGTATTCTCCCTGGACTCGCAGCGTACAATTACCATCGAATCAAGCCGGAGTATCGCCGAAACGACCTCTTGGCGAGTGTCGGGTTGTTCGTTACTCTCACTGCGCTCGGTTGGGTACTGATTTCCAATGGATATGCGCGTGAATTTGGTGCGCTGACGCCCCCAGTCCTTTTTTCTTCGACGGCAGACGTCGCTATCTACAAAGGTGTTTCAGTGTCCCTCGACCCCGAACCCGTCATCCTCCCTCGAGAGATTGTGGCCGGACTGTTCGCTGGTGGGCTGGTTCTATCTGAACGGCTCCGGGGTCAGTTCGGTGTTCGGGTCGGAATCATCGGTGCGGTCCTCCTCGCGATTTACGCGCTAGCGAGCTATTGGCTCGTACTCCTGTACGTCCTTTTGCTCGCGCTATCGTTTGGCTTCATCCAGCTGTCGAACTACCTCACACTCCGGTACGGACGAGTGCTTCTCGGAGTGACTGTCGCAGTCGCGATCTTCGCCGCAGTATCGCTGACGTTTGTCGTACCAATTGAGCGAGGGCTGTCGGCGTTCTTCACCGCGATTTTGGCAGGTGTTGGCGCGTACAACGCGCATGCGTCGGCACCATTCGAGCGCCGCCTCGTCGTCCCGCTTCAGATCGTGGTCTTCATCCCCGCATTGATCGTCGCTCGACTGTTCAGTGCTCCCCAACCTCGTGGGTTTCCACAAGAGCTGACGTTGCCTGTCCTGGGGATTGCAGCGGTTCTCTGGGTGGCTGCCTTGGGTATCGCGTATTGGTATACCGTGTCACCTCCAAGCGAAGAGGAGGTTCTCTCTGCGTCGGTTCTCTCTGAAGGGGGTGAACCATGA
- a CDS encoding Mur ligase family protein, giving the protein MSRTAFEIYGRGFGWSWRLRGPAEVLATGSRHYDTSRAAREAIDLVRAAVTELSGNEESFPDTDVDAPDIIVEREATPTGELPEERNNWVWRLQTADGVLGHSADRFPTEVAAQSAADQFLDYAAGALPMFLVGAEYEWKTGPKPIEVGSSSLTGLVNEITRGIRHRKVLDQIDTQIVVSGTRGKSSTTQRLDDIFNRRGYDTLTKITGNHPLLIHNGEVHPIERRGPRTTLYENISLIAEFVPELDAYEPDDVAIFENQGITEYTTRLFNQRLTNPDIIVLTNVRQDHTDTLGKTRTDLARAFARSVPAGTHVVSGEQHPVLHEYMRKEIDRRGGTIEQVDIPDEHEGLIGSETIHAVNAVLDVVGESPLPAEEIESFLSAIQPTWIELEDGRIFNAAEVNDVESTEMVRRVLADDECITPFVYLRRDRRGRTASFAQYIELLFERELIEEAHVGGANTRAFAENVDVPTECHSQNADPEQVLTELFTAGRPVILMGNTVDEFMREMQASIEQRVKEKKQAASASETVDLSEQGSAEATKPKGHE; this is encoded by the coding sequence ATGAGTCGGACCGCCTTCGAGATCTACGGCCGTGGGTTCGGCTGGTCGTGGCGTCTTAGGGGCCCAGCGGAGGTACTAGCAACCGGGAGTCGCCACTACGACACGTCCCGAGCAGCTCGCGAAGCAATTGATCTCGTTCGCGCCGCTGTTACAGAACTATCGGGGAACGAAGAGTCCTTCCCAGACACCGACGTCGACGCCCCCGACATCATCGTCGAACGAGAGGCCACACCGACGGGAGAACTCCCGGAAGAACGAAACAACTGGGTCTGGCGGCTCCAAACTGCAGACGGGGTACTGGGGCATAGTGCCGATCGCTTCCCGACGGAAGTGGCAGCACAGTCCGCGGCGGACCAGTTCCTCGACTATGCGGCGGGGGCGCTGCCGATGTTCTTGGTTGGGGCGGAGTACGAGTGGAAGACCGGCCCGAAGCCAATCGAAGTCGGCTCGTCGAGTTTGACAGGACTGGTCAATGAAATAACGAGAGGTATTCGACATCGTAAGGTTCTCGATCAGATCGATACCCAGATTGTCGTCTCGGGAACCCGTGGTAAATCCTCAACCACCCAACGGCTCGACGATATCTTCAACCGCCGAGGGTACGATACACTCACGAAGATCACCGGCAATCATCCACTACTGATCCACAACGGCGAAGTCCATCCCATCGAACGACGGGGCCCCCGAACGACGCTCTACGAGAATATCAGTCTCATCGCCGAGTTCGTTCCCGAACTCGATGCGTACGAGCCAGACGACGTCGCTATCTTCGAGAATCAGGGGATTACGGAATATACGACCCGGCTGTTCAATCAGCGTCTGACCAACCCGGACATCATCGTGTTGACAAACGTCCGCCAGGACCACACAGATACCCTCGGGAAGACTCGAACAGACCTCGCACGTGCGTTTGCGCGGTCGGTTCCGGCGGGAACACACGTCGTGAGCGGTGAGCAACACCCGGTGTTGCACGAATATATGCGAAAAGAGATCGACCGTCGCGGAGGGACTATCGAGCAGGTTGATATTCCCGACGAACACGAAGGGCTAATCGGTTCTGAAACGATTCACGCAGTCAATGCGGTGTTAGATGTTGTTGGCGAATCGCCACTTCCAGCCGAGGAGATCGAATCGTTCCTCAGTGCGATCCAACCGACGTGGATAGAACTTGAAGACGGACGCATCTTCAACGCTGCCGAGGTGAACGACGTCGAAAGTACTGAGATGGTTCGACGGGTGCTCGCCGATGACGAATGTATCACCCCGTTCGTGTACCTCCGGCGAGACCGGCGAGGGCGTACAGCGTCATTTGCTCAATATATCGAGTTGCTATTCGAGCGAGAGTTAATCGAGGAAGCTCATGTCGGTGGAGCTAACACACGTGCGTTCGCCGAAAACGTCGATGTTCCGACCGAGTGCCACAGTCAGAATGCGGACCCGGAACAGGTTCTAACTGAACTGTTCACCGCTGGCCGGCCAGTCATCCTCATGGGTAACACGGTGGACGAGTTTATGCGTGAGATGCAGGCATCGATTGAACAACGAGTGAAAGAGAAAAAACAGGCCGCCTCGGCAAGCGAAACTGTTGACCTTTCTGAACAGGGGAGCGCGGAAGCGACTAAACCAAAAGGCCACGAGTAA
- a CDS encoding PAS domain-containing protein, with product MLGTTDELDDPLRVLYVNSDPAFAELVQTKLQQTSPEIDCVSAGGIDEALHRLASDRVDCIVTAYSLGESDGIELTESIRQENDEIPILLFTGKGSEDIASEATRAGVSDYIPVRSERDNFTLLAARIRTLTRAAHKRTEVEQTKRRFRRTLERATDAIYAVDSDWRIEYVNEKMAERVDRDPDAVVGRTIWEEFPSIVGTELEDKYRTAMETGEPVSFEQHLEEPFDYWIEVRAFPDDDGLTVFSREITAERERELKLERSDAILENIHDVVFVLDEHGDIEFANTAAKRLLAGDQSAQLTGQQFETVVDDRVSESDITRFSQAVESTLDEIESDSGSTGLYDADLQLDVVVGTSERTFDVRVTPFQSRANQQVVVVARDVTEESEVKRQLERERDALQDLQAVMAESQVSAESRLENLLEVGCQTLGLEIGIISRIQDSDYTVEAVHAPEADIEAGDQFDLESTYCAEVVGTDSVCSFADAVSSGKETHPAYRDFELESYIGVPLVVDGTRYGTVNFSSPTTRVAPFGALERTFVELVAQLVSTELSRRRDRAELERQGFLFDRVQDIANIGIWEFIPSSGELTWSDGVRQIHGVDEDYEPSLDDAIEFYHPDDRETIAAAVDQAIQDGEPYDLDLRIVRPDGEVRDVRAWGEYVEDTPRGDPALRGVFQDITEREAERRQYRELAEEYEALLETSGDAIFLLDVDTAGENPSFEFARLSPGYEAQTGLSTEEVRGKSPREVFGDEQGAELETNYTRCVDQGAPVSYREELDIGDGARFWDTSLAPVIVDNEIVRVVGIARNVTEQVERERELEATNERLESLIGATPLTVMEIDTDGNVIRWNDEAENMFGWSRDEVLGEFNPIVPDEQQEEFASHKQRALRGERIRAKEIRRETKDGDELDLLLSVAPITGPDGETTSILAVLEDITEQKRLEARLRSLQDTAQQLSGAESSDEIGAIAVDAAAEILDLGVTGIWEYNERENALVPITETSAARDLFGESLRFTPGDSLAWDAFESGETQVYDDVQAEGQSHSPNTEIRSEVLVPLGEYGLMSTGSVSTQVFSEMDVDLFRILGATVEAALARASREEELRRQNERLDQFASVVAHDLRNPLSVAMGFLEIAEETGKAEHFGKVESAHDRIERLIEDLLTLARGETTIEDAEEIDLESITTEAWGYVDTEEATLTVADGVPEVTGDAGRLTQLFENLFRNAVEHGGADVTVTVGGLDAANGFYVEDTGSGIPQEKQDDVFKHGVTSSDGGTGFGLSIVADIAKAHGWTVSLTDGTDGGARFEFKRSK from the coding sequence GTGCTCGGTACTACTGACGAACTGGACGATCCACTCCGCGTTCTCTACGTGAACTCCGATCCCGCGTTCGCGGAGTTGGTTCAAACCAAACTCCAACAGACGAGTCCTGAGATCGACTGTGTTTCTGCCGGCGGTATCGACGAAGCACTGCACCGGCTTGCTTCGGATCGGGTCGACTGTATCGTGACGGCGTATTCGCTCGGAGAGTCCGACGGCATCGAGCTCACGGAGTCGATTCGCCAGGAGAACGACGAGATCCCGATACTCCTCTTTACCGGAAAAGGCAGTGAGGATATCGCGAGTGAAGCGACTCGTGCCGGCGTCTCGGACTACATCCCAGTCCGGTCGGAACGTGATAACTTCACACTACTCGCGGCCCGTATTCGAACGCTCACGAGGGCTGCTCACAAACGCACGGAGGTCGAGCAGACGAAACGGCGCTTCCGACGAACGCTCGAACGCGCAACTGACGCGATTTACGCCGTCGACAGCGACTGGCGCATCGAGTATGTAAACGAGAAAATGGCCGAGCGAGTCGACCGTGACCCGGACGCGGTCGTCGGACGAACCATCTGGGAAGAGTTCCCGTCGATCGTCGGAACGGAACTCGAAGACAAGTATCGAACGGCAATGGAGACTGGTGAACCAGTATCGTTCGAACAGCATCTGGAAGAGCCGTTCGACTACTGGATCGAAGTGCGAGCGTTCCCAGATGACGACGGACTGACTGTCTTTTCGCGTGAAATTACTGCCGAGCGAGAGCGGGAACTGAAGCTAGAGCGCAGTGACGCGATTCTGGAGAACATCCACGACGTCGTGTTCGTCCTCGACGAACACGGTGATATCGAGTTCGCGAATACGGCTGCAAAGCGGTTGCTCGCCGGAGATCAGTCGGCCCAGCTCACAGGACAACAGTTCGAAACGGTCGTCGATGACCGCGTTAGCGAGTCCGATATAACGCGATTCTCCCAGGCAGTCGAATCGACGCTCGACGAGATCGAGAGCGATAGTGGGTCGACCGGATTGTACGATGCAGACCTCCAACTCGACGTCGTGGTCGGGACCAGCGAGCGGACATTCGACGTCCGGGTGACGCCGTTCCAGAGTCGAGCGAATCAGCAGGTAGTCGTTGTCGCTCGAGACGTGACCGAAGAAAGCGAGGTGAAGCGTCAATTGGAACGAGAGCGGGACGCACTCCAGGATCTCCAGGCGGTCATGGCAGAAAGCCAGGTCTCGGCCGAGTCACGCCTCGAGAATCTCCTTGAAGTCGGTTGTCAGACGCTCGGACTCGAAATCGGCATCATCTCGCGGATTCAGGACAGCGACTACACGGTCGAAGCAGTTCATGCACCAGAGGCTGATATCGAAGCTGGCGATCAGTTCGATCTCGAATCGACGTACTGTGCTGAAGTCGTCGGCACGGATTCGGTCTGTTCGTTTGCAGACGCCGTTAGCAGCGGGAAAGAGACGCATCCTGCCTACCGTGACTTCGAGTTAGAATCGTACATCGGCGTGCCACTCGTCGTCGATGGCACGCGGTACGGAACCGTCAATTTCTCGAGTCCGACGACGCGGGTCGCGCCGTTCGGAGCGCTCGAACGAACGTTCGTCGAGCTGGTCGCACAACTCGTGAGTACTGAACTCTCACGTAGACGTGACCGTGCCGAACTCGAACGTCAGGGGTTCCTCTTCGACCGCGTTCAGGACATCGCAAACATCGGTATCTGGGAATTCATCCCATCGAGCGGCGAACTCACCTGGTCTGACGGGGTTCGCCAGATTCACGGTGTCGACGAGGACTACGAACCCTCTCTCGACGACGCAATCGAGTTCTACCACCCCGACGACAGAGAGACGATTGCCGCAGCGGTCGACCAGGCAATCCAAGACGGGGAACCCTACGACCTCGACCTCCGAATCGTTCGACCCGACGGCGAGGTGCGTGACGTGCGGGCGTGGGGAGAGTACGTCGAGGACACACCACGGGGCGACCCAGCACTTCGAGGCGTTTTTCAGGACATCACGGAGCGAGAAGCGGAACGCCGTCAGTACCGAGAGCTGGCGGAGGAGTACGAGGCGTTGCTCGAAACGTCCGGGGACGCGATATTCTTGCTTGACGTCGATACCGCTGGTGAGAACCCCTCGTTCGAGTTTGCCCGACTCAGCCCCGGATACGAGGCACAGACAGGACTCTCAACTGAAGAGGTTCGCGGCAAGTCGCCACGAGAGGTGTTCGGCGACGAGCAGGGTGCTGAACTCGAGACCAATTACACTCGCTGCGTCGATCAGGGTGCCCCTGTCTCGTATCGCGAGGAACTCGATATCGGTGACGGTGCTCGGTTCTGGGACACCAGCCTCGCACCAGTAATCGTCGACAACGAGATTGTTCGAGTCGTGGGCATCGCTCGAAACGTCACCGAGCAGGTCGAACGAGAGCGCGAACTCGAGGCGACGAACGAGCGACTGGAATCGCTCATCGGGGCCACGCCACTCACCGTCATGGAGATCGACACCGATGGCAACGTCATCCGTTGGAACGACGAGGCCGAGAATATGTTCGGCTGGTCGCGAGACGAAGTGCTTGGTGAGTTCAATCCGATCGTTCCCGACGAGCAGCAAGAAGAGTTCGCCTCACACAAGCAGCGCGCCTTGCGTGGCGAGCGGATTCGGGCGAAGGAGATACGGCGGGAGACGAAAGACGGAGACGAACTGGACTTGCTCTTGTCGGTCGCGCCGATTACAGGCCCCGACGGAGAGACTACGAGCATCCTTGCCGTCTTGGAGGACATCACCGAACAGAAACGGTTGGAAGCTCGCCTCCGCTCGCTTCAGGACACCGCACAGCAGCTGAGCGGCGCTGAATCAAGCGACGAGATCGGAGCGATTGCCGTCGATGCCGCGGCCGAGATACTCGACCTCGGTGTCACCGGAATCTGGGAATACAACGAGCGAGAGAACGCGCTCGTCCCGATCACGGAAACGTCTGCAGCACGAGACCTGTTTGGCGAGTCTCTTCGATTCACTCCTGGAGACAGCCTTGCTTGGGACGCGTTTGAGTCCGGAGAAACTCAGGTATATGATGATGTCCAGGCCGAGGGGCAATCCCACAGTCCGAACACAGAGATACGGAGCGAGGTTCTCGTCCCACTGGGTGAGTATGGACTCATGTCGACGGGGTCAGTTTCCACGCAGGTCTTTTCTGAGATGGATGTCGACCTGTTCCGGATTCTTGGTGCGACTGTCGAGGCAGCACTCGCACGAGCGAGCAGGGAAGAGGAATTACGCCGACAGAACGAGCGACTCGACCAGTTCGCGAGCGTCGTTGCCCACGACCTTCGGAACCCGCTCTCCGTCGCGATGGGATTCCTCGAAATCGCGGAGGAGACCGGGAAGGCGGAGCACTTCGGAAAAGTAGAATCCGCACACGACCGAATTGAACGGCTCATCGAAGACCTCCTGACGCTGGCTCGTGGGGAGACGACGATCGAGGATGCAGAAGAGATCGACCTCGAGAGTATTACGACGGAGGCGTGGGGATACGTCGATACTGAGGAGGCAACGCTTACAGTTGCAGATGGAGTTCCGGAAGTTACCGGCGACGCAGGGCGGTTGACCCAGCTCTTCGAGAATCTCTTCCGGAACGCAGTCGAGCACGGGGGTGCTGATGTCACGGTGACCGTGGGCGGACTAGACGCGGCCAACGGATTCTACGTTGAGGATACCGGTAGCGGGATTCCCCAAGAGAAGCAGGACGACGTGTTCAAGCATGGCGTCACGTCTAGTGACGGAGGAACTGGCTTCGGGCTCTCGATCGTGGCCGATATTGCGAAGGCACACGGCTGGACGGTTTCGCTGACAGACGGAACCGATGGCGGGGCACGCTTTGAGTTCAAGCGGTCGAAATAG
- a CDS encoding response regulator transcription factor, producing MSVNIRIRDGYAAGMAAEILAADDDEDIREMIDVSLSEEFDVETVNDGREAWEYLEESPDSLPKAVILDVMMPEMDGFSVLDHIRENDGMQDVQVIMLTSRSREEDIVRALEGGADDFLAKPFNKSELYGRVQQTLQ from the coding sequence ATGTCGGTCAATATAAGAATACGGGACGGATACGCTGCTGGTATGGCTGCGGAAATTCTGGCTGCCGACGACGACGAAGACATCAGAGAGATGATCGATGTTAGTCTCAGTGAGGAGTTCGATGTGGAGACTGTAAACGATGGTCGGGAGGCATGGGAGTACTTAGAAGAGTCTCCGGATTCATTACCGAAGGCGGTGATTCTCGACGTCATGATGCCAGAGATGGACGGGTTTTCGGTTCTAGACCATATCCGGGAGAACGACGGGATGCAGGACGTTCAGGTTATTATGTTGACATCACGGAGTCGGGAGGAGGACATCGTTCGAGCGCTCGAGGGAGGCGCGGACGATTTCCTGGCGAAGCCCTTCAATAAATCCGAACTGTACGGACGTGTACAGCAAACTCTCCAGTAA
- the cas1b gene encoding type I-B CRISPR-associated endonuclease Cas1b, which translates to MDKNYHIFSDGRIERSEDTVRLETEDGEKKHIPVEHAEAIYLHGQIDYNTRLMSFLNDHGVAVHVFGWNDRYAGSLMPERGQTSGRTVVEQVRAYDDPEQRQSLAASFVRGSIHNMRTNVTYYNSREYELEGVIEELDKATARIEDAGDISELMGVEATARRAYYRTFKAVLPDAFAFDGREYNPPPNPVNALISFGNSMVYANCVSAIRATALDPTISYLHEPGERRYSLSLDIADLFKPVLTDRLLFRLVNRKQISRDDFRDEVGSCLLNEEGRTTFLKEFEETLERTVEHPTLNRKVSYQYLLRLEAYKLKKHLLTGESYDSFKRWW; encoded by the coding sequence ATGGACAAGAACTACCACATCTTTTCGGACGGCCGCATCGAACGGAGCGAGGATACAGTTCGACTAGAGACCGAGGACGGCGAGAAAAAACATATCCCCGTCGAACACGCTGAGGCGATCTACCTGCACGGACAGATCGACTACAACACGCGGTTGATGTCGTTTCTCAATGACCACGGCGTTGCTGTCCATGTCTTCGGATGGAACGATCGCTATGCAGGGTCGCTGATGCCCGAACGCGGCCAGACGAGCGGTCGAACTGTCGTCGAGCAGGTTCGGGCGTACGACGATCCCGAGCAACGGCAGTCTCTCGCCGCCTCGTTCGTCCGTGGGAGCATCCACAATATGCGGACGAACGTCACGTACTACAACAGTCGGGAGTACGAGCTCGAGGGCGTAATCGAGGAATTAGACAAGGCGACTGCACGTATCGAGGACGCTGGCGACATCTCCGAGCTCATGGGTGTGGAAGCAACGGCTCGGAGAGCGTACTACCGGACGTTCAAGGCGGTTCTTCCCGACGCGTTCGCATTCGACGGCCGAGAGTACAACCCACCACCGAATCCGGTGAACGCGCTCATTTCGTTCGGGAACAGTATGGTGTACGCAAACTGTGTCTCCGCAATTCGTGCTACCGCACTTGACCCGACCATCAGCTATCTCCACGAGCCGGGAGAACGGCGCTACTCCCTTTCGCTGGATATTGCCGACCTGTTCAAACCGGTGTTAACGGATCGGCTACTGTTCAGGCTGGTCAACCGTAAGCAGATCAGCCGAGACGATTTCCGAGACGAGGTCGGCTCCTGTTTACTTAACGAGGAAGGCCGAACGACGTTTCTAAAAGAGTTTGAGGAGACACTCGAGCGAACAGTCGAGCACCCGACGCTGAACCGGAAGGTGAGCTATCAGTATCTGCTTCGCTTGGAGGCATACAAGCTCAAAAAGCACTTGTTAACCGGCGAATCCTATGATTCGTTCAAGCGGTGGTGGTAG
- a CDS encoding ParA family protein gives MLTYTPVSEAGGVGKTTTAATLAVSHARNGQDVLAIDMDTQNGSLTYFFGPDYDRGDPDADNLVRHLVGRPKGDFADLTQTVEAGVDLVPSHNMLEDVHEFLLNEKQQAERLGESFSMYHQLHRVLKDANVRDEYDVVIVDTAGKAGPILYNALVAVRNVVIPFEATAKGQESIEGLDDLVDGLEENIGVDVGVLAVLPLGFKNTRDQREILEDLRVQGFPVPVVIGERSSLMEGCWKQQCSPFRYIEEHREREREYELETIEQFEELARYLEREAGLDTPEGVTA, from the coding sequence ATGCTGACGTACACCCCAGTGTCGGAGGCGGGCGGCGTGGGAAAGACCACGACCGCCGCGACACTCGCAGTCAGTCACGCGCGGAACGGCCAGGACGTTCTCGCGATAGACATGGACACGCAGAACGGAAGTCTGACGTACTTCTTCGGGCCGGACTACGACCGGGGCGACCCGGACGCGGACAACCTCGTCCGCCACCTCGTCGGCCGCCCGAAGGGCGACTTCGCCGACCTCACGCAGACCGTCGAGGCGGGCGTCGACCTCGTGCCGTCGCACAACATGCTCGAGGACGTCCACGAGTTCCTGCTCAACGAGAAACAGCAGGCCGAGCGGCTCGGCGAGTCGTTCAGCATGTACCATCAGCTTCACCGCGTGCTCAAGGACGCGAACGTGCGCGACGAGTACGACGTGGTCATCGTCGACACCGCGGGGAAGGCTGGGCCGATCCTGTACAACGCGCTGGTCGCAGTTCGGAACGTCGTGATCCCGTTCGAAGCGACCGCGAAAGGCCAGGAGTCCATCGAGGGCCTGGACGACCTGGTGGACGGCCTGGAGGAGAATATCGGCGTCGACGTGGGCGTGCTCGCCGTCCTTCCACTTGGGTTCAAGAACACGCGCGACCAGCGGGAGATTCTGGAAGATCTCCGGGTGCAGGGGTTCCCGGTACCGGTCGTCATCGGAGAGCGGAGTTCGCTGATGGAGGGGTGCTGGAAACAGCAATGTAGTCCATTCCGCTATATCGAAGAACACCGGGAGCGAGAGCGGGAGTACGAGCTCGAAACCATAGAACAGTTCGAGGAGCTCGCTCGCTACCTCGAACGGGAGGCTGGACTCGACACGCCCGAGGGGGTGACCGCGTAA
- a CDS encoding tyrosine-type recombinase/integrase: MPRYARFDGLDDFAAFYRETVVPALRDDPACDVNPDRETPPYAWLKANYSGFVERLRRDHGLSPGAFYDEVGLPPNPGEDDEWGLDHDPTVRGLEDYLEELERDRGRAATTVGPRRSRLRTYATTYRDVNDTSDLLSPLLDETAKPEEIARVRDTFRVLDEELGTLASKKKYVSAVKNWYTFLEEMGRGLYNPAASILNRFGWDEDPLYDHPALSREDVQALLAVANPDERFLLLALAGWGLRPVEACELHVDQLVLSPPEGDVPYVEFAAGERKNARRTRNTVELLVGVDAVRERVARFADAEEWSGYLLPGESDGISTETARRWFRSLGERADVSVAGEPPLPKMGRRTWYRLYRRQRPDIEAGTAAVAASQGSRDPSVSERNYLDERSRRQARADAMRDLVRAEFADIFERYL; the protein is encoded by the coding sequence ATGCCCCGGTACGCTCGCTTCGACGGGCTCGACGACTTCGCCGCGTTCTATCGCGAGACCGTCGTTCCCGCGCTCCGCGACGACCCCGCCTGCGACGTGAACCCCGACCGGGAGACGCCGCCCTACGCGTGGCTGAAAGCGAACTACTCGGGGTTCGTCGAGCGACTGCGGCGCGACCACGGGCTTTCGCCGGGCGCGTTCTACGACGAGGTCGGCCTCCCGCCAAACCCCGGCGAGGACGACGAGTGGGGACTCGACCACGACCCCACGGTGCGCGGGCTGGAGGACTACCTGGAAGAACTCGAACGCGACCGGGGGCGTGCGGCGACAACGGTCGGGCCGCGGCGCTCGCGCCTCCGGACGTACGCCACCACGTACCGGGACGTGAACGACACGAGCGACCTGCTCTCGCCGCTGCTGGACGAGACGGCGAAGCCCGAGGAGATCGCGCGCGTCCGAGATACGTTCCGCGTGCTCGACGAGGAGTTGGGGACGCTTGCCTCGAAGAAGAAGTACGTCTCTGCGGTGAAAAACTGGTATACGTTCCTCGAGGAGATGGGGCGCGGACTGTACAATCCGGCGGCGAGCATTCTGAACCGGTTCGGGTGGGACGAGGATCCGCTCTACGACCATCCGGCGCTGTCCCGGGAGGACGTGCAGGCCTTGCTCGCGGTCGCGAACCCCGACGAACGCTTCCTCCTGTTGGCGCTTGCGGGCTGGGGGTTGCGGCCGGTGGAGGCCTGCGAGCTCCACGTCGACCAGCTCGTGTTGAGCCCCCCGGAGGGGGACGTGCCGTACGTCGAGTTCGCGGCCGGTGAGCGGAAGAACGCGCGACGCACCCGGAATACGGTGGAGTTGTTAGTCGGCGTGGACGCGGTTCGGGAGCGAGTGGCCAGGTTCGCGGACGCCGAGGAGTGGAGCGGGTATCTGCTGCCGGGGGAGTCGGACGGGATATCGACGGAGACGGCGCGTCGGTGGTTCCGGTCGCTCGGGGAGCGCGCGGACGTGTCGGTGGCGGGCGAGCCGCCACTGCCGAAGATGGGGCGGCGGACGTGGTATCGGCTGTACCGCCGGCAGCGCCCGGACATCGAGGCCGGGACGGCAGCCGTCGCCGCCTCCCAAGGGAGTCGTGATCCGTCGGTCTCGGAGCGGAACTACCTCGACGAGCGCTCGCGGCGACAGGCGCGTGCGGACGCAATGCGCGACCTCGTTCGCGCGGAGTTCGCGGACATCTTCGAGCGCTACCTCTGA
- the cas2 gene encoding CRISPR-associated endonuclease Cas2: MYVIVVYDMEADRTHLMLKLCRRYLVHVQNSVLEGEISEGDLATLKGEIEDLLQEGESVMVYELSSNRLLNRTVYGDDPTEDSRFL, from the coding sequence ATGTACGTCATCGTCGTCTACGATATGGAGGCTGACAGAACCCACCTGATGCTGAAGCTCTGTCGCCGGTATCTTGTCCACGTCCAGAACTCAGTGCTGGAGGGAGAAATCTCGGAGGGAGATCTAGCGACACTGAAGGGGGAGATCGAAGACCTCCTCCAGGAGGGAGAATCAGTCATGGTCTACGAACTCTCTTCGAACCGGCTGTTGAACCGTACCGTGTACGGGGACGACCCGACCGAAGATAGTCGGTTCCTCTAG